In a single window of the Rhopalosiphum padi isolate XX-2018 chromosome 1, ASM2088224v1, whole genome shotgun sequence genome:
- the LOC132924004 gene encoding uncharacterized protein LOC132924004 isoform X1 produces the protein MRMMWFVAIACVLLSMRGAHSNVGLTSTSFSNELRTGFARLFQNGVEQPLQQQSPFVLLSPTDFQSVTGQLAQRPAPFSPLAATGYQAPRPRYELQHLSWVIPYYYVPTRFVPPRGGKRPNDVLVIVVKTRSNCTANGTMPADGDSGGDDDDVDDDGPNPDDDVEEVSIVTGGTEKGKEPSRCVWAILSCCAPANTPIRYTCFDVLGCSTAFWDTNPCVPAIIQTALDQATQYYGTATSTNRTTTPAPTPPATPAAASTDNIVSLMSGSSTAAAAASSVDQTTPAAATTA, from the exons ATGCGGATGATGTGGTTCGTGGCCATTGCGTGCGTCTTGCTGTCCATGCGGGGCGCCCACTCCAACGTCGGGCTGACGAGCACGTCGTTCAGCAACGAGCTGCGCACCGGTTTCGCCAGGCTGTTCCAGAACGGCGTCGAACAGCCGCTGCAACAGCAGTCCCCGTTCGTGCTGCTCAGCCCCACCGACTTCCAGTCCGTCACCGGCCAGCTGGCCCAGCGACCGGCGCCGTTCAGCCCGCTGGCGGCCACGGGATACCAGGCGCCGCGCCCTAGGTACGAGTTGCAACATCTGTCGTGGGTGATTCCTTATTATTATGTCCCTACCAGGTTCGTGCCGCCGAGGGGTGGCAAGCGGCCCAACGACGTGCTAGTGATCGTCGTCAAGACCAGGTCGAATTGCACGGCCAACGGGACGATGCCGGCGGACGGCGACAGTGGcggagacgacgacgacgtcgacGACGAC GGACCGAATCCGGACGACGACGTCGAAGAAGTGAGCATCGTTACCGGCGGCACGGAAAAGGGCAAGGAACCGTCCCGGTGCGTGTGGGCCATTCTGTCGTGCTGCGCCCCGGCCAACACGCCCATCCGGTATACGTGTTTCGACGTGCTGGGCTGCAGCACGGCGTTCTGGGACACCAATCCGTGCGTACCAGCCATCATACAGACCGCTTTGGACCAGGCCACCCAGTACTACGGTACGGCCACGTCCACCAACCGCACCACTACGCCCGCGCCCACGCCACCGGCCACCCCAGCGGCGGCCTCCACCGATAACATAGTCTCTCTGATGAGCGGTTCGTCCACCGCTGCGGCCGCCGCTTCATCGGTGGACCAGACCACGCCGGCAGCCGCCACTACCGCTTAG
- the LOC132924004 gene encoding uncharacterized protein LOC132924004 isoform X2 — MRMMWFVAIACVLLSMRGAHSNVGLTSTSFSNELRTGFARLFQNGVEQPLQQQSPFVLLSPTDFQSVTGQLAQRPAPFSPLAATGYQAPRPRFVPPRGGKRPNDVLVIVVKTRSNCTANGTMPADGDSGGDDDDVDDDGPNPDDDVEEVSIVTGGTEKGKEPSRCVWAILSCCAPANTPIRYTCFDVLGCSTAFWDTNPCVPAIIQTALDQATQYYGTATSTNRTTTPAPTPPATPAAASTDNIVSLMSGSSTAAAAASSVDQTTPAAATTA; from the exons ATGCGGATGATGTGGTTCGTGGCCATTGCGTGCGTCTTGCTGTCCATGCGGGGCGCCCACTCCAACGTCGGGCTGACGAGCACGTCGTTCAGCAACGAGCTGCGCACCGGTTTCGCCAGGCTGTTCCAGAACGGCGTCGAACAGCCGCTGCAACAGCAGTCCCCGTTCGTGCTGCTCAGCCCCACCGACTTCCAGTCCGTCACCGGCCAGCTGGCCCAGCGACCGGCGCCGTTCAGCCCGCTGGCGGCCACGGGATACCAGGCGCCGCGCCCTAG GTTCGTGCCGCCGAGGGGTGGCAAGCGGCCCAACGACGTGCTAGTGATCGTCGTCAAGACCAGGTCGAATTGCACGGCCAACGGGACGATGCCGGCGGACGGCGACAGTGGcggagacgacgacgacgtcgacGACGAC GGACCGAATCCGGACGACGACGTCGAAGAAGTGAGCATCGTTACCGGCGGCACGGAAAAGGGCAAGGAACCGTCCCGGTGCGTGTGGGCCATTCTGTCGTGCTGCGCCCCGGCCAACACGCCCATCCGGTATACGTGTTTCGACGTGCTGGGCTGCAGCACGGCGTTCTGGGACACCAATCCGTGCGTACCAGCCATCATACAGACCGCTTTGGACCAGGCCACCCAGTACTACGGTACGGCCACGTCCACCAACCGCACCACTACGCCCGCGCCCACGCCACCGGCCACCCCAGCGGCGGCCTCCACCGATAACATAGTCTCTCTGATGAGCGGTTCGTCCACCGCTGCGGCCGCCGCTTCATCGGTGGACCAGACCACGCCGGCAGCCGCCACTACCGCTTAG